A stretch of Clostridium formicaceticum DNA encodes these proteins:
- the rpsB gene encoding 30S ribosomal protein S2, whose amino-acid sequence MSVISMKQLLEAGVHFGHQTRRWNPKMSEYIFTERNGIYIIDLQKTVKKVEECYDIVRELASEGKTILFVGTKKQAQEAIEEEAKRCGMYFVNQRWLGGMLTNYNTIKNRIDRLRQLETMEEDGTFDVLPKKEVIKLRNEMEKLEKFLGGIKDMKEMPSALFVVDPRKERIAIKEAHTLGIPVVSIVDTNCDPDDVDYVIPGNDDAIRAVKLLTATIANAVIEGRQGFQIEE is encoded by the coding sequence ATGTCAGTAATTTCAATGAAACAATTATTAGAAGCAGGCGTTCACTTTGGACATCAAACAAGAAGATGGAACCCTAAAATGTCAGAGTATATTTTTACAGAGAGGAATGGTATTTATATCATAGATCTTCAAAAAACTGTAAAAAAAGTAGAAGAGTGCTATGATATTGTTAGGGAATTAGCTTCTGAAGGAAAAACCATTCTTTTTGTAGGAACAAAAAAGCAGGCACAAGAAGCTATAGAAGAAGAAGCAAAAAGATGCGGTATGTACTTTGTTAACCAAAGATGGTTAGGTGGTATGTTAACAAATTACAATACCATTAAAAATCGTATTGACCGTCTTCGTCAATTAGAAACGATGGAAGAGGATGGTACATTTGATGTACTTCCTAAAAAAGAAGTTATTAAGCTTAGAAATGAAATGGAAAAACTAGAAAAGTTCTTAGGCGGTATTAAAGATATGAAAGAAATGCCTAGTGCACTTTTTGTTGTAGATCCAAGAAAAGAAAGAATTGCTATCAAGGAAGCTCATACATTGGGTATACCTGTAGTATCAATTGTAGATACTAATTGTGATCCTGATGATGTTGATTATGTGATCCCAGGTAATGATGATGCAATTAGAGCTGTAAAGCTGCTTACTGCTACTATAGCAAATGCTGTAATAGAAGGAAGACAAGGATTCCAAATTGAAGAATAG